The following coding sequences lie in one Mucilaginibacter sp. KACC 22773 genomic window:
- a CDS encoding DoxX-like family protein: MTRATIHKILTIMIALVWLANGLLCKVLNLVPRHQQIVGRILGETHAGLLTKLIGVSEILMAVWIISGIKSRLNAVTQMLIIAIMNCIEFVLAPDLLLWGKANSAFAFMFIALIYYNEFKLRKNLVI; the protein is encoded by the coding sequence ATGACCAGGGCCACCATTCATAAAATATTAACCATCATGATTGCCCTGGTGTGGCTTGCCAATGGCTTGCTTTGCAAGGTGCTTAACCTGGTTCCGCGGCACCAGCAAATTGTGGGGAGGATTTTGGGCGAAACACATGCCGGGCTGTTAACCAAACTGATAGGCGTTTCAGAAATATTGATGGCCGTATGGATCATCAGCGGCATCAAATCGCGCTTGAATGCGGTAACACAAATGCTTATTATAGCCATCATGAACTGCATTGAGTTTGTTTTAGCACCCGATTTGTTATTGTGGGGTAAGGCAAATTCGGCCTTCGCGTTTATGTTTATTGCTTTGATTTACTACAACGAATTCAAATTGCGTAAAAACCTGGTCATTTAA
- a CDS encoding class I SAM-dependent methyltransferase: MEPLRKPLQGVWNIIRFNRHFYIVAAVLVTGLLLAAHYFHSPFSVLIVIFSCLVILSTLVSLAVSLYIYDLSGLYKLNWLNTLSITSPAILVNINAGFDETTELLQLKYPGASLTVYDFYDPQKHTEVSIKRARKAYPAFDGTIHVSTAAIPLPDNYADVVFLIFAAHEIRDKAGRDQFFGELYRVLKPGSKVVLLEHLRDVPNFMAYNLGFFHFMSRQSWLSTFANTGFNIARETKFTPFITNFVLSKNGNTN, from the coding sequence ATGGAACCATTAAGAAAACCATTGCAGGGCGTATGGAACATTATCCGCTTTAACCGGCACTTTTATATCGTTGCTGCCGTATTAGTAACAGGTTTGCTTTTAGCAGCTCATTATTTCCACTCCCCGTTCAGTGTTTTAATAGTTATATTTAGCTGCCTGGTTATCCTATCAACGCTGGTATCGCTGGCTGTTTCTTTGTATATCTATGACCTTTCGGGCCTGTACAAACTGAACTGGCTAAACACCCTATCCATTACCTCACCTGCTATCCTTGTAAATATCAATGCGGGATTTGATGAAACCACTGAACTGTTACAGCTTAAATACCCCGGCGCATCATTAACAGTTTACGATTTTTATGATCCCCAAAAGCATACCGAGGTTTCTATAAAACGGGCGAGAAAGGCCTACCCCGCTTTTGATGGAACAATACATGTAAGCACGGCGGCAATACCCTTGCCGGATAACTATGCCGATGTGGTGTTTTTAATATTTGCCGCCCATGAAATAAGGGATAAGGCCGGGCGCGACCAATTTTTTGGGGAGCTTTACCGGGTTTTAAAACCTGGCAGCAAAGTGGTATTGCTTGAGCATCTTCGGGACGTGCCTAATTTTATGGCTTACAACCTGGGTTTCTTCCACTTTATGTCCAGGCAATCCTGGTTGAGCACGTTTGCCAACACTGGATTTAACATCGCCCGCGAAACAAAATTCACGCCTTTTATTACCAACTTTGTGCTCAGTAAAAATGGAAACACAAATTAA
- a CDS encoding YybH family protein gives MNLPKRAEDAHTTLAAAFNTGDVATVMSMYDVTGIIVPEPNKPVSGRQQFEDSIKAILSIKGKMEIKTVYCLQTGNIALGRSEWSITDGDEVKVAAKGIEVMQQQTDGTWKIIIDQAFGAEANLVA, from the coding sequence ATGAACTTACCAAAAAGGGCCGAAGATGCCCACACAACACTGGCCGCTGCTTTTAATACTGGCGATGTAGCCACCGTAATGAGTATGTATGATGTAACCGGCATTATTGTACCCGAACCAAACAAGCCGGTATCGGGCAGGCAACAGTTTGAAGATTCGATAAAAGCTATTTTATCCATCAAAGGAAAAATGGAGATTAAAACCGTGTATTGCCTTCAAACAGGAAATATAGCCCTCGGTCGCTCTGAATGGAGCATTACCGATGGTGACGAAGTGAAAGTGGCTGCCAAAGGCATCGAAGTGATGCAGCAACAAACCGATGGTACCTGGAAAATAATCATCGACCAGGCCTTTGGTGCCGAAGCTAACCTGGTAGCTTAA
- a CDS encoding YXWGXW repeat-containing protein, protein MKRIFRNMVLIAGLAAAAPQVNAQVSVGISISAHIAPPALPVYTQPVCPGDGYIWTPGYWAYADPDGYYWVPGVWVRPPHFGLLWTPAYWGFEGGVYGFHAGYWGPHVGFYGGINYGYGYGGVGFGGGIWAGNVFRYNTAVANVNTTIVHNTYVNNTVINNTTINRTSFNGQGGVNARPNEQERSAMNERHVQPTSNQLDHERTASHDRSQFASTNHGVPGTVAMNRVGGRHFDQQGRIANGVSSGKLTAGETKNLENREANLNKEVRADRANNDGHLTNQEKSQVNRQQNRISNSIDADKHNDNNAHYGDNPIGDRRANQQQRIAQGIRNGQLNAGEAASAENRQQNINRTIRADRQASGGSLNRQQFRQVYRQQNRAGRQISRQRHG, encoded by the coding sequence ATGAAAAGGATATTCAGAAACATGGTTTTAATTGCGGGCCTGGCAGCTGCAGCCCCGCAGGTTAATGCACAGGTGAGTGTAGGCATCAGTATATCTGCACATATTGCGCCTCCGGCACTACCGGTTTATACACAGCCGGTTTGCCCCGGCGATGGTTATATATGGACACCGGGATATTGGGCATACGCCGATCCTGATGGCTATTACTGGGTGCCCGGCGTTTGGGTTAGGCCACCGCATTTTGGGTTGCTGTGGACACCGGCCTATTGGGGCTTTGAGGGCGGGGTGTACGGTTTTCACGCAGGTTATTGGGGGCCTCATGTTGGTTTCTATGGCGGCATTAACTACGGCTACGGTTATGGCGGTGTAGGTTTTGGCGGCGGTATTTGGGCCGGCAACGTATTCAGGTACAATACCGCTGTGGCAAACGTAAACACCACCATTGTGCATAATACTTACGTAAACAATACGGTTATTAATAATACTACTATAAACCGCACCAGCTTTAACGGCCAGGGCGGGGTTAATGCCAGGCCAAACGAGCAGGAACGTAGCGCTATGAACGAGCGCCATGTACAGCCAACATCAAACCAGTTGGACCATGAACGAACTGCCAGCCATGACCGCAGCCAGTTTGCCTCAACAAACCACGGCGTACCGGGTACCGTGGCCATGAACAGGGTAGGCGGTCGCCATTTTGATCAGCAGGGCCGTATTGCCAATGGCGTATCATCTGGTAAACTAACTGCCGGCGAAACCAAAAACCTGGAAAACCGCGAAGCTAACCTGAACAAAGAGGTGCGCGCCGATAGGGCTAATAACGATGGGCATTTAACCAACCAGGAAAAAAGCCAGGTAAACCGGCAGCAAAACAGGATAAGTAATTCTATCGATGCTGATAAACATAACGATAACAATGCCCACTATGGCGATAACCCCATAGGCGATAGAAGAGCCAATCAGCAGCAAAGGATAGCACAGGGCATTCGTAACGGACAACTGAATGCCGGTGAAGCCGCCAGCGCCGAAAACCGGCAGCAAAATATTAACCGTACTATCCGCGCCGACCGCCAGGCCAGCGGGGGGAGCTTAAACCGCCAACAATTCAGGCAGGTTTACCGCCAGCAAAACCGTGCCGGCAGGCAAATTAGCCGCCAGCGCCACGGCTAA
- a CDS encoding NAD(P)-dependent alcohol dehydrogenase, giving the protein MTSVKAYAAQGAATPLAPFSIDRREPAADDVEIKILYCGVCHSDIHTARNEWGGTIYPAVPGHEIVGKVTRVGNNVTRFKVGDTVGVGCFVDSCMHCANCKNDLEQYCQNGHTQTYNSLSQDKKTITMGGYSSHIVVTQHFVLSVSDKLPLEKVAPLLCAGITTYSPLRHWGVKAGDKVAVVGLGGLGHMAVKLAASMGAEVTMLSRSKSKEKDAAELGAHHFKLTTDKDTMAELANSFNFIIDTVSAAHDYNEYLNLLTTDGVMVLLGAPPQPTPVAAFPFIMGRRSLVGSLVGGIKETQEMLDYCAEHNITSDVEVISIDKINEAYERTLAGDVHYRFVIDMATL; this is encoded by the coding sequence ATGACATCAGTAAAAGCCTATGCAGCGCAGGGAGCAGCAACGCCCCTGGCTCCGTTTTCAATTGACAGGCGCGAACCCGCAGCCGACGATGTTGAAATTAAAATTTTATATTGTGGCGTTTGCCATTCAGATATCCATACTGCCCGTAACGAATGGGGAGGCACCATTTACCCCGCCGTACCCGGCCACGAAATTGTGGGCAAGGTTACCCGTGTGGGCAATAACGTAACCCGGTTTAAAGTTGGCGATACCGTGGGCGTGGGCTGCTTTGTAGATTCATGCATGCATTGCGCCAATTGCAAAAACGACCTGGAGCAATACTGCCAAAACGGCCATACCCAAACCTACAACTCGCTTAGCCAGGATAAAAAAACCATCACGATGGGTGGCTACTCAAGCCATATTGTGGTTACACAACACTTTGTGCTATCGGTATCCGACAAATTACCGCTCGAAAAAGTAGCGCCTTTGTTGTGTGCCGGCATCACCACCTATTCGCCGTTACGCCATTGGGGAGTAAAAGCCGGTGACAAGGTTGCCGTAGTTGGTTTAGGAGGCCTGGGCCACATGGCTGTTAAACTTGCAGCATCAATGGGTGCCGAGGTGACAATGCTAAGCCGATCAAAAAGTAAAGAAAAAGATGCTGCCGAATTGGGTGCGCACCACTTTAAACTAACAACTGATAAAGATACCATGGCCGAACTGGCCAACAGCTTCAATTTTATTATTGATACGGTTTCGGCTGCACATGATTATAACGAATACCTGAACTTGTTAACCACCGATGGCGTGATGGTTTTATTGGGTGCGCCGCCACAGCCTACACCAGTAGCTGCTTTCCCGTTCATTATGGGACGCAGAAGTTTGGTTGGATCATTAGTGGGCGGCATAAAAGAAACCCAGGAAATGCTGGATTACTGCGCCGAGCATAACATTACATCGGATGTGGAAGTGATTAGCATTGATAAAATTAACGAAGCTTACGAACGTACCCTTGCCGGAGACGTGCATTACAGGTTTGTAATTGACATGGCCACGTTGTAA
- a CDS encoding DUF2071 domain-containing protein has product MPALLKNHPFAVEAFFEHSVVLTFAFPKEQLAHLIPECLTLDTYQDKWAFIAIALVNTTGLRPKGFPKFMGNDFTLIGYRVFVRYTNNAGKRLRGLYILKSETDKKMMEYLGNLFTHYAYTTTDIVQRQHDGQLYIQSAKSGLNLHLKVKEEDIALPLGSPFADWKEARKFAGPLPFTFTYDKQTKKVLIIEGVREDWIPKPVEVVSQHISFFNDMELAGGILANAFIINNIPYYWKKGRTEQWNH; this is encoded by the coding sequence ATGCCCGCGCTTTTAAAAAACCATCCTTTTGCTGTCGAGGCTTTTTTTGAGCATTCTGTTGTATTAACATTCGCATTTCCGAAGGAACAATTAGCGCATTTGATTCCAGAATGTTTAACGCTGGATACCTACCAGGATAAGTGGGCGTTTATAGCCATTGCGCTGGTTAACACCACAGGGTTGCGACCAAAGGGCTTCCCTAAGTTTATGGGGAATGATTTCACGCTGATAGGGTACCGTGTATTTGTCCGTTATACAAACAATGCCGGCAAGCGTTTACGCGGCCTGTATATATTAAAATCCGAAACGGATAAAAAGATGATGGAGTACCTGGGCAACCTGTTTACCCATTATGCTTACACCACAACAGATATTGTACAACGCCAGCATGACGGTCAGCTTTACATCCAATCCGCCAAATCCGGCCTCAATCTGCATTTAAAGGTAAAAGAAGAGGATATCGCCCTGCCGCTCGGCTCTCCCTTTGCAGATTGGAAGGAGGCGCGCAAATTTGCCGGCCCGCTGCCGTTTACTTTTACTTATGATAAGCAAACCAAAAAGGTGTTGATTATTGAAGGTGTAAGAGAAGATTGGATTCCGAAACCTGTTGAGGTTGTCAGTCAGCATATTTCGTTTTTTAATGATATGGAATTAGCTGGTGGAATTTTAGCCAATGCTTTTATCATTAACAACATTCCGTATTATTGGAAAAAAGGAAGGACTGAGCAATGGAACCATTAA
- a CDS encoding sensor histidine kinase yields the protein MNVLWNKLIGDKPDFALEGRIFHSVCIIVMFGLGLNIPFNYMIGLPKLAGLMFVVLLVVAVAYYISRFHKMLGLAIVAFQVINNLMLIANYYDNSGLNGPTLAIFLLSFIIAVSIIPQKQYAIWLPLNISVMLLLIYWEAAHPDWIRDTYPNKTNRFTDFAYSYIIIAALIFFIIAFIRSAYHQERRRAEHEATELAASNETKNKLLSILAHDLKEPLASVQGFLELLTYYKLDETERRNIENELLNRTRDTSQMLGNVLSWTKSQMGGVQVQLMPLQLLRALDGTLQLLKSISAEKQIELQYDIDEAIWVTADTDMLQLVVRNVVMNAIKFTFPGGKVIISATTSDGKCTIAIADNGIGIPAEKQAKLFSISEQVTYGTGKEKGAGLGLVLCKNFVELQGGNIWFKSEPGLGSTFFISLNYSPQATITYNSPGPLVQSAAKPI from the coding sequence GTGAATGTTCTGTGGAATAAATTAATTGGCGATAAACCCGACTTCGCTTTAGAAGGGCGTATCTTCCATTCTGTTTGTATTATTGTAATGTTTGGGCTTGGGCTCAACATCCCTTTCAATTATATGATTGGGCTGCCCAAACTGGCCGGGCTTATGTTTGTGGTATTGCTGGTGGTAGCTGTGGCCTACTATATATCCCGTTTTCATAAAATGCTCGGCCTGGCAATTGTGGCGTTCCAGGTTATTAACAACCTGATGCTAATAGCCAATTATTACGACAATTCGGGCCTCAATGGCCCTACCCTGGCTATATTCCTGCTATCGTTTATTATAGCAGTATCAATCATCCCGCAAAAACAATACGCCATATGGCTTCCATTAAACATATCGGTAATGCTTTTGCTCATTTACTGGGAAGCGGCTCACCCCGACTGGATCAGGGATACCTACCCTAACAAAACTAATCGCTTTACAGATTTTGCGTACAGCTACATTATTATAGCCGCGCTTATTTTTTTTATCATTGCTTTTATCCGGAGTGCTTACCACCAGGAACGCCGACGGGCCGAGCATGAAGCTACAGAACTGGCTGCAAGCAACGAAACCAAGAACAAATTGCTATCTATCCTGGCACATGACCTTAAGGAACCCTTAGCTTCGGTACAGGGTTTCCTGGAATTACTTACCTATTATAAACTGGACGAGACAGAAAGGCGGAACATTGAGAATGAATTGCTAAACCGTACCCGGGATACCTCGCAAATGCTGGGTAACGTGCTTTCCTGGACAAAAAGCCAGATGGGAGGTGTACAGGTGCAGTTGATGCCTTTGCAGTTATTGCGTGCACTGGATGGTACTTTACAGTTATTAAAAAGTATTTCGGCCGAGAAGCAGATTGAGCTACAGTATGATATAGACGAGGCCATTTGGGTTACTGCCGATACCGACATGCTGCAACTGGTTGTCAGGAACGTGGTAATGAATGCCATTAAATTTACCTTCCCGGGCGGTAAGGTTATTATAAGCGCCACTACAAGCGATGGCAAATGCACTATCGCGATAGCCGACAATGGCATCGGGATCCCGGCCGAAAAACAGGCTAAATTATTTTCGATAAGCGAACAGGTTACTTATGGCACAGGTAAAGAAAAAGGTGCCGGCCTTGGCCTGGTGCTTTGCAAAAACTTTGTAGAACTACAGGGGGGCAACATTTGGTTCAAGAGCGAACCAGGGCTGGGCAGTACCTTTTTTATCAGCCTTAATTATAGCCCGCAGGCAACAATCACCTATAATTCTCCCGGGCCCCTGGTGCAGTCTGCCGCAAAACCCATTTAG
- a CDS encoding isocitrate lyase/PEP mutase family protein — MNNFETFSQLHQNPTPLILGNIWDVKSAQIFEANGYQAIGVSSQALSNAMGYQDGENLPFEVLLQLAKRVVEVVNIPFSVDMEGGYSRTIEGIITNIDKLHDAGVVGINLEDTIAGDTRYLQPVEDFQKTLSAVANHISRNNLKLFLNIRTDGFLLGLPSALPETLIRVKSYENAGASGVFVPCITHSDDIKAVVNATGLPVNVMCMPALPDFEALASLGVKRVSMGPFLFNKAYDNVSRLAAAVISDKNFLSIL, encoded by the coding sequence ATGAATAATTTCGAAACATTTTCGCAACTGCACCAAAACCCAACTCCGCTTATTTTAGGAAATATTTGGGATGTAAAGAGTGCACAAATTTTTGAGGCCAATGGTTACCAGGCTATTGGTGTTTCCAGCCAGGCGCTATCAAATGCAATGGGTTACCAGGACGGCGAGAACCTGCCCTTTGAAGTGCTGCTACAACTGGCCAAACGGGTTGTTGAAGTGGTTAACATCCCATTTTCGGTAGATATGGAAGGCGGTTACAGCCGCACTATTGAAGGGATCATTACCAACATTGATAAACTTCACGACGCAGGCGTTGTTGGCATAAACCTGGAGGATACCATTGCAGGCGATACCCGCTACCTGCAGCCCGTTGAGGACTTTCAAAAAACGCTATCAGCAGTCGCAAACCACATCAGCAGGAACAACTTAAAGCTGTTTTTAAACATCCGCACAGATGGTTTCCTGCTGGGCCTGCCATCGGCGCTGCCCGAAACACTTATACGCGTAAAAAGTTATGAAAACGCGGGGGCCAGCGGAGTTTTTGTGCCCTGTATTACCCATAGTGACGATATCAAAGCGGTTGTAAATGCTACCGGCTTGCCTGTTAATGTAATGTGCATGCCTGCACTGCCCGATTTTGAAGCACTGGCTTCGCTGGGTGTAAAACGCGTTAGCATGGGGCCGTTTCTTTTTAATAAGGCCTATGATAATGTTAGTCGGCTTGCAGCCGCGGTTATCAGCGATAAAAACTTCCTGTCAATTCTTTAA
- a CDS encoding heme NO-binding domain-containing protein — MYGIVNKAIEDLVVANFGEDKWEAVKLRTKLDIDFFISSEPYDDDLTYSLANAVGDEMDMPVADVLEAFGEWWILKTGKEKYGDLMEAGGEHLKAFLINLPMFHNRIMLIYPKLTPPEFQVTDIEENSISVHYFSKRIGLKSFVKGLLLGLGKMYGTPAQVSLLADRDNGDDHEIFRVSW; from the coding sequence ATGTACGGAATAGTTAACAAAGCGATAGAAGACTTAGTAGTGGCAAACTTTGGAGAGGATAAGTGGGAAGCGGTAAAACTGCGCACGAAGCTTGATATAGATTTTTTCATCAGCAGCGAACCCTATGACGATGACCTGACCTATAGCCTGGCCAACGCGGTGGGCGACGAGATGGATATGCCTGTTGCCGATGTGCTGGAGGCCTTTGGCGAGTGGTGGATACTGAAAACCGGGAAAGAAAAATACGGAGATTTGATGGAAGCCGGCGGCGAGCATCTGAAAGCTTTTTTAATTAATTTGCCGATGTTCCACAACCGCATTATGCTGATATATCCTAAGCTCACCCCGCCGGAATTCCAGGTTACAGATATTGAAGAAAATAGCATTTCGGTACATTATTTTTCAAAACGGATTGGCCTTAAATCATTTGTAAAAGGCTTATTACTGGGCCTGGGTAAAATGTACGGCACACCTGCACAGGTTTCGCTTTTAGCCGATAGGGATAACGGCGACGATCATGAAATTTTCCGGGTAAGCTGGTAG
- a CDS encoding DUF5996 family protein: MNNHPTSNWPVLDYHDLKETIATVHMYTQVVGKIRLQQMPWINHSWQVTLYVSPTGLTTGSMPYAGGVFQIDLDFISHQVQVTTSEGEKLYFAIGGKTVAEFYTDLINTLQQAGVNVTIYAVPNEVDPAIPFAQNHAPCGYDAAVMHNFWQALVRIHNVFTDFRAGFQGKNSPVHFFWGGFDLAVTRFSGRPAPLHQGAMPNMPKAVMQEAYSQEVSSCGFWAGSDVFPHPTFYSYCYPTPDDFGTQQVAPPEAFYSTEMGEFLLTYESVQRSANPEATLLEFMQSTYDAAATTGNWDKTLQCDLSALKNRL, from the coding sequence ATGAACAATCACCCAACCTCTAACTGGCCCGTTTTAGATTATCACGATCTGAAAGAAACAATAGCCACCGTACACATGTACACCCAGGTAGTTGGCAAAATAAGGCTGCAGCAAATGCCCTGGATCAACCATTCATGGCAGGTTACTTTGTATGTAAGCCCTACGGGGTTAACTACCGGCAGCATGCCATATGCCGGTGGTGTTTTCCAGATCGACCTTGATTTCATCAGTCACCAGGTACAGGTAACTACCAGCGAAGGGGAAAAGCTTTATTTTGCCATAGGCGGTAAAACGGTAGCCGAATTTTATACGGATTTGATAAATACCCTGCAACAGGCCGGAGTAAATGTAACTATATACGCGGTACCCAACGAGGTTGACCCAGCCATACCTTTTGCCCAAAACCATGCGCCCTGCGGCTATGATGCTGCTGTAATGCACAATTTTTGGCAGGCACTGGTGCGTATCCATAACGTATTTACCGATTTCAGGGCCGGTTTCCAGGGCAAGAACAGCCCGGTACACTTTTTCTGGGGTGGTTTTGATTTGGCTGTTACCCGTTTTTCGGGCAGGCCGGCGCCCCTGCACCAGGGTGCTATGCCTAATATGCCCAAAGCGGTAATGCAGGAGGCTTATTCACAAGAAGTAAGTTCATGCGGTTTTTGGGCGGGTTCGGATGTTTTCCCGCATCCTACATTTTATTCGTATTGTTACCCTACCCCGGACGATTTTGGCACACAGCAGGTAGCACCACCCGAAGCATTTTACAGCACCGAAATGGGCGAATTCCTACTCACCTATGAATCGGTACAACGATCTGCAAATCCCGAAGCTACTTTGCTTGAATTTATGCAATCCACCTATGATGCCGCTGCAACAACCGGCAACTGGGACAAAACCTTGCAATGCGACCTATCTGCGCTAAAGAACAGGCTTTAA